The following proteins come from a genomic window of Notamacropus eugenii isolate mMacEug1 chromosome X, mMacEug1.pri_v2, whole genome shotgun sequence:
- the PIN4 gene encoding peptidyl-prolyl cis-trans isomerase NIMA-interacting 4 encodes MVIALFGHIIGHPWRNSNRIRQSDSRKYVRRRWQQNGKMAPKGKSGSSKGGKGGAASGSDSADKKAQGPKGGGNAVKVRHILCEKHGRIMEAMEKLKSGVRFNEVASQYSEDKARQGGDLGWMTRGSMVGPFQEAAFALPVSGLDKPVYTDPPVKTKFGYHIIMVEGRK; translated from the exons ATGGTGATTGCGCTCTTCGGGCATATCATTGGACACCCCTGGAGGAATTCCAACCGCATTCGCCAATCGGATAGCCGGAAGTACGTACGGAGGCGGTGGCAGCAAAACGGAAAGATGGCGCCTAAAGGGAAGAGCGGCTCCAGCAAAGGAGGGAAAG GGGGAGCAGCTTCCGGGAGTGACAGTGCAGATAAGAAGGCTCAGGGTCCCAAAGGTGGTGGAAATGCAGTAAAG GTCCGACATATTCTGTGTGAAAAGCATGGCAGAATCATGGAGGCTATGGAAAAACTGAAGTCTGGAGTGAGATTCAATGAAGTTGCCTCTCAGTACAGTGAAGATAAAGCCCGGCAGGGG ggaGATTTGGGCTGGATGACAAGAGGGTCCATGGTAGGCCCATTCCAAGAAGCGGCCTTCGCCTTGCCTGTCAGTGGCCTGGACAAGCCCGTGTACACAGACCCCCCGGTGAAAACCAAATTTGGGTACCATATTATCAtggtggaagggagaaaataa
- the ERCC6L gene encoding DNA excision repair protein ERCC-6-like isoform X1 — MAEPQAEVGSGTEAEIDVGTEAEIWTDTKSKVAMAEPAAAAAGDAAEHLSPGQAASYRRYVKEAKEAAKNGNLEEALKLFYLAKDIFPNDKVLSRIQRLQEVMEELLVEGDDEFIEVCNSGLMLYRELHDQLFEHQKEGVAFLYSLYKERKKGGILADDMGLGKTVQIIAFLSAMFDAELVRYVLLIMPTSLINTWTEEFAKWTPGMRVATFHGSSKNERTRNLNRIQRKNGVAVTTYQMLINNWQQLSQLDGKEFVWDYLILDEAHKIKSSSTKSSIAARAIPVKNRILLTGTPIQNNLYELWSLFDFACQGSLLGTSKTFKMEYENPITRAREKDATLGEKALGLKISENLMTLIKPYFLRRTKEDVQKKSVNKPQSNLLEKDPRSDIVCEMPSLSRKNELIIWLYLVPLQEEIYRKFVSLKHIKQLLMETRSPLAELTVLKKLCDHPRLLSARACSLLGLKEGNFSGGDEDEVVHSDIQVDQVPHESLMQESGKVIFLMALLKRLQDEGHQTLVFSQSRKLLDIIEHLLKKENFKTVRIDGTVTHLSERQRRIDLFQRSQGVSVFLLTSQVGGVGLTLTAATRVVIFDPSWNPATDAQAVDRVYRIGQKENVVVYRLITCGTVEEKIYRRQVFKDSLIRQTTGDQKNPIRYFSKQELRELFTIGDFRSSATQLQLHSLHAGHRKTDKKLEEHIAYLHTLGIAGISDHDLMFTHDVSVPEESEVGNSQYVQERVQKAQLLVELESQNNELLLNNARARLEETWPKEPEKFAKSKEKFSELNDLTQEDSLHSGMANLSIIEDIEAYDLSVVNVDVSGKQSDVHGSEHKMDDESITTFSNEGCCEMEILNTNKPADRHPVLPDHTQETAKGDREPNLDQLTNAQILLESSILPISPEKSMELGPYLISLVGDLSAGPSEMENSRPNEANLASSLQEAGDFNLFLEDSLESEQNLSKQSLELTEREPSVKDLATNPRGQSSPPQLEYLSDQESELEDEIAPVKTRHTMKRIVSDDEDDSVTEELLPPFPNPLLTQLSSTPKNNRSQSELFLSVICSGENDSAISRRSLASRRSLINVVLDHVEDMEEDASNKKGTDKYSEEEETAEYSQESEHSEEEPVEEISLSQSEPCSLSVSHSHLTQSASGTSRDPQETTAYNPSSAPGTDEYEALVRCGKELKESGKIQEALNCLLKALDIKSTDPEVMLLTLSLYKQLNQT, encoded by the exons ATGGCGGAGCCCCAGGCTGAGGTGGGGTCCGGGACCGAGGCCGAGATCGACGTCGGGACCGAGGCCGAGATCTGGACCGATACGAAGTCCAAGGTGGCCATGGCGGAGCCGGCGGCCGCGGCCGCAGGGGATGCAGCAGAGCATCTAAGCCCGGGCCAAGCAGCCAGTTACCGCAG ATAtgtaaaagaagcaaaagaagctGCCAAGAATGGGAATCTAGAAGAAGCCCTTAAACTTTTCTATTTAGCAAAAGATATTTTTCCCAATGACAAGGTTCTGAGTCGAATCCAGAGACTGCAGGAAGTCATGGAAGAGCTACTGGTGGAAGGAGATGATGAGTTCATCGAAGTGTGCAACAGTGGCCTGATGCTGTATCGAGAACTGCATGATCAACTTTTTGAGCACCAGAAAGAAGGTGTGGCCTTTCTCTATAGCCtgtataaagagagaaagaaaggtggCATATTGGCAGATGATATGGGATTGGGGAAGACTGTTCAGATTATTGCTTTCCTTTCTGCTATGTTTGATGCTGAACTTGTGAGGTATGTCCTACTGATCATGCCTACCAGCCTTATCAACACATGGACTGAAGAATTTGCTAAGTGGACCCCAGGAATGAGAGTTGCTACCTTTCATGGTTCCAGCAAGAATGAACGTACCCGAAATCTAAACAGGATTCAGAGGAAGAATGGGGTGGCTGTTACAACATACCAAATGCTGATCAACAATTGGCAGCAGCTTTCCCAACTGGATGGAAAAGAGTTTGTCTGGGATTATCTTATACTTGATGAAGCCCATAAAATTAAAAGCTCTTCTACTAAGTCATCAATTGCTGCCCGGGCTATCCCTGTGAAAAATCGCATCCTCCTGACAGGAACCCCAATTCAGAATAACTTGTATGAGCTCTGGTCCCTCTTTGATTTTGCCTGTCAGGGATCCTTGCTAGGAACATCTAAAACCTTTAAAATGGAGTATGAAAATCCTATTACTAGGGCCAGGGAGAAAGATGCTACTTTAGGAGAGAAGGCCCTGGGACTGAAAATATCTGAAAACTTAATGACACTTATAAAACCTTATTTTCTCAGGAGGACTAAAGAAGATGTACAGAAGAAAAGTGTCAATAAACCCCAAAGCAATCTTCTTGAAAAGGATCCACGTAGTGACATTGTCTGTGAAATGCCTTCCCTTTCCAGGAAAAATGAGTTAATTATTTGGTTGTATTTAGTACCTTTGCAAGAAGAAATATATAGGAAATTTGTATCCCTAAAGCACATCAAACAGTTGTTAATGGAAACACGGTCGCCTTTGGCTGAGCTGACTGTCTTAAAGAAGTTGTGTGATCACCCGAGGTTACTGTCAGCCCGGGCTTGCAGTTTGTTAGGTCTCAAAGAAGGCAACTTCTCTGGTGGAGACGAAGATGAAGTCGTTCATTCTGATATCCAGGTTGATCAGGTGCCTCATGAATCCCTAATGCAAGAATCGGGGAAAGTGATATTCCTTATGGCTTTGCTTAAGAGATTACAAGATGAAGGACATCAAACTCTGGTGTTTTCTCAATCCAGAAAACTTCTAGACATCATAGAGCAccttttaaagaaagagaatttcAAGACTGTGCGTATTGATGGAACTGTTACTCATCTTTCAGAAAGACAGAGGCGAATTGACTTATTTCAACGGAGTCAGggtgtctctgtttttctccttaCTTCCCAAGTAGGTGGAGTAGGTCTCACTTTAACTGCAGCAACTAGAGTGGTCATTTTTGATCCTAGCTGGAATCCTGCAACTGATGCACAAGCTGTAGATAGAGTTTACAGAATTGggcaaaaagaaaatgttgtGGTTTATAGGTTGATCACCTGTggtacagtggaggagaaaatatatAGAAGACAGGTTTTCAAGGACTCGTTAATAAGACAAACAACTGGGGATCAAAAAAACCCCATTAGATATTTTAGCAAGCAAGAATTGAGAGAGCTCTTTACGATAGGGGATTTTCGGAGTTCTGCAACACAATTGCAACTTCATTCTCTGCATGCTGGTCACAGAAAGACTGATAAGAAATTGGAAGAACATATTGCTTACCTGCACACTTTGGGAATAGCAGGAATCTCTGACCATGATTTGATGTTCACACATGATGTGTCTGTTCCTGAGGAGTCTGAGGTAGGGAATTCTCAGTATGTGCAAGAAAGGGTTCAGAAGGCTCAACTCCTGGTTGAATTAGAGTCTCAGAATAACGAGCTCTTACTGAACAACGCAAGAGCCAGACTTGAGGAAACGTGGCCAAAAGAACCTGAAAAATTTGccaaatcaaaggagaaattctCTGAATTGAATGATCTTACACAAGAAGACTCTCTCCATTCTGGAATGGCAAATTTGAGCATTATTGAAGACATTGAGGCCTACGATCTCTCTGTTGTGAATGTAGATGTGTCTGGAAAACAATCGGATGTTCATGGGTCAGAACACAAAATGGATGATGAATCTATAACTACTTTTTCCAATGAAGGGTgctgtgaaatggaaatattaaataCCAATAAACCTGCTGATAGGCATCCAGTTTTACCAGATCACACTCAGgaaactgcaaaaggtgatcgtGAGCCAAATCTAGATCAACTAACAAATGCTCAGATTTTACTGGAATCTTCCATCTTGCCTATTAGTCCAGAAAAGTCTATGGAATTGGGTCCTTATCTCATTAGCTTAGTCGGTGATTTGTCAGCAGGCCCAAGTGAAATGGAGAATTCTAGACCAAATGAGGCCAACTTAGCTTCTTCATTGCAGGAGGCTGGTGATTTCAATCTTTTCTTGGAAGACTCTCTAGAGAGTGAACAGAATCTTTCCAAGCAGTCTTTGGAGCTCACTGAAAGAGAGCCTAGCGTGAAGGATTTAGCAACTAACCCTAGAGGGCAGAGTAGCCCTCCACAGCTTGAGTATCTCTCTGATCAAGAAAGTGAACTGGAAGATGAAATAGCCCCTGTGAAAACGAGACACACGATGAAGAGGATTGTttcagatgatgaagatgattCTGTGACAGAAGAATTGTTACCCCCTTTTCCAAATCCATTACTAACACAATTGAGCTCAACTCCCAAAAACAATAGATCCCAGTCTGAATTATTTTTATCTGTAATATGTAGTGGTGAAAATGATTCTGCAATCTCTAGAAGATCCCTGGCTTCAAGGAGATCCCTTATTAATGTGGTCTTAGACCACGTTGAAGATATGGAAGAAGATGCCAGTAATAAAAAGGGTACAGACAAGtattcagaagaagaagaaacagcagAGTATAGTCAAGAGTCTGAACATTCAGAAGAGGAACCTGTAGAAGAAATCTCACTGTCCCAAAGTGAGCCCTGCTCTTTGTCTGTGTCTCACTCACATTTAACCCAGAGTGCATCTGGGACCAGTCGAGATCCACAAGAAACGACTGCATACAATCCGAGTTCAGCTCCTGGAACAGATGAGTATGAGGCTCTTGTCAGGTGTGGAAAGGAACTGAAAGAGAGTGGGAAAATACAGGAAGCACTCAACTGTTTACTTAAAGCCCTTGATATAAAAAGTACGGACCCTGAAGTTATGCTCCTGACTTTAAGTTTATATAAGCAGCTTAATCAAACTTGA
- the ERCC6L gene encoding DNA excision repair protein ERCC-6-like isoform X2, whose translation MEELLVEGDDEFIEVCNSGLMLYRELHDQLFEHQKEGVAFLYSLYKERKKGGILADDMGLGKTVQIIAFLSAMFDAELVRYVLLIMPTSLINTWTEEFAKWTPGMRVATFHGSSKNERTRNLNRIQRKNGVAVTTYQMLINNWQQLSQLDGKEFVWDYLILDEAHKIKSSSTKSSIAARAIPVKNRILLTGTPIQNNLYELWSLFDFACQGSLLGTSKTFKMEYENPITRAREKDATLGEKALGLKISENLMTLIKPYFLRRTKEDVQKKSVNKPQSNLLEKDPRSDIVCEMPSLSRKNELIIWLYLVPLQEEIYRKFVSLKHIKQLLMETRSPLAELTVLKKLCDHPRLLSARACSLLGLKEGNFSGGDEDEVVHSDIQVDQVPHESLMQESGKVIFLMALLKRLQDEGHQTLVFSQSRKLLDIIEHLLKKENFKTVRIDGTVTHLSERQRRIDLFQRSQGVSVFLLTSQVGGVGLTLTAATRVVIFDPSWNPATDAQAVDRVYRIGQKENVVVYRLITCGTVEEKIYRRQVFKDSLIRQTTGDQKNPIRYFSKQELRELFTIGDFRSSATQLQLHSLHAGHRKTDKKLEEHIAYLHTLGIAGISDHDLMFTHDVSVPEESEVGNSQYVQERVQKAQLLVELESQNNELLLNNARARLEETWPKEPEKFAKSKEKFSELNDLTQEDSLHSGMANLSIIEDIEAYDLSVVNVDVSGKQSDVHGSEHKMDDESITTFSNEGCCEMEILNTNKPADRHPVLPDHTQETAKGDREPNLDQLTNAQILLESSILPISPEKSMELGPYLISLVGDLSAGPSEMENSRPNEANLASSLQEAGDFNLFLEDSLESEQNLSKQSLELTEREPSVKDLATNPRGQSSPPQLEYLSDQESELEDEIAPVKTRHTMKRIVSDDEDDSVTEELLPPFPNPLLTQLSSTPKNNRSQSELFLSVICSGENDSAISRRSLASRRSLINVVLDHVEDMEEDASNKKGTDKYSEEEETAEYSQESEHSEEEPVEEISLSQSEPCSLSVSHSHLTQSASGTSRDPQETTAYNPSSAPGTDEYEALVRCGKELKESGKIQEALNCLLKALDIKSTDPEVMLLTLSLYKQLNQT comes from the coding sequence ATGGAAGAGCTACTGGTGGAAGGAGATGATGAGTTCATCGAAGTGTGCAACAGTGGCCTGATGCTGTATCGAGAACTGCATGATCAACTTTTTGAGCACCAGAAAGAAGGTGTGGCCTTTCTCTATAGCCtgtataaagagagaaagaaaggtggCATATTGGCAGATGATATGGGATTGGGGAAGACTGTTCAGATTATTGCTTTCCTTTCTGCTATGTTTGATGCTGAACTTGTGAGGTATGTCCTACTGATCATGCCTACCAGCCTTATCAACACATGGACTGAAGAATTTGCTAAGTGGACCCCAGGAATGAGAGTTGCTACCTTTCATGGTTCCAGCAAGAATGAACGTACCCGAAATCTAAACAGGATTCAGAGGAAGAATGGGGTGGCTGTTACAACATACCAAATGCTGATCAACAATTGGCAGCAGCTTTCCCAACTGGATGGAAAAGAGTTTGTCTGGGATTATCTTATACTTGATGAAGCCCATAAAATTAAAAGCTCTTCTACTAAGTCATCAATTGCTGCCCGGGCTATCCCTGTGAAAAATCGCATCCTCCTGACAGGAACCCCAATTCAGAATAACTTGTATGAGCTCTGGTCCCTCTTTGATTTTGCCTGTCAGGGATCCTTGCTAGGAACATCTAAAACCTTTAAAATGGAGTATGAAAATCCTATTACTAGGGCCAGGGAGAAAGATGCTACTTTAGGAGAGAAGGCCCTGGGACTGAAAATATCTGAAAACTTAATGACACTTATAAAACCTTATTTTCTCAGGAGGACTAAAGAAGATGTACAGAAGAAAAGTGTCAATAAACCCCAAAGCAATCTTCTTGAAAAGGATCCACGTAGTGACATTGTCTGTGAAATGCCTTCCCTTTCCAGGAAAAATGAGTTAATTATTTGGTTGTATTTAGTACCTTTGCAAGAAGAAATATATAGGAAATTTGTATCCCTAAAGCACATCAAACAGTTGTTAATGGAAACACGGTCGCCTTTGGCTGAGCTGACTGTCTTAAAGAAGTTGTGTGATCACCCGAGGTTACTGTCAGCCCGGGCTTGCAGTTTGTTAGGTCTCAAAGAAGGCAACTTCTCTGGTGGAGACGAAGATGAAGTCGTTCATTCTGATATCCAGGTTGATCAGGTGCCTCATGAATCCCTAATGCAAGAATCGGGGAAAGTGATATTCCTTATGGCTTTGCTTAAGAGATTACAAGATGAAGGACATCAAACTCTGGTGTTTTCTCAATCCAGAAAACTTCTAGACATCATAGAGCAccttttaaagaaagagaatttcAAGACTGTGCGTATTGATGGAACTGTTACTCATCTTTCAGAAAGACAGAGGCGAATTGACTTATTTCAACGGAGTCAGggtgtctctgtttttctccttaCTTCCCAAGTAGGTGGAGTAGGTCTCACTTTAACTGCAGCAACTAGAGTGGTCATTTTTGATCCTAGCTGGAATCCTGCAACTGATGCACAAGCTGTAGATAGAGTTTACAGAATTGggcaaaaagaaaatgttgtGGTTTATAGGTTGATCACCTGTggtacagtggaggagaaaatatatAGAAGACAGGTTTTCAAGGACTCGTTAATAAGACAAACAACTGGGGATCAAAAAAACCCCATTAGATATTTTAGCAAGCAAGAATTGAGAGAGCTCTTTACGATAGGGGATTTTCGGAGTTCTGCAACACAATTGCAACTTCATTCTCTGCATGCTGGTCACAGAAAGACTGATAAGAAATTGGAAGAACATATTGCTTACCTGCACACTTTGGGAATAGCAGGAATCTCTGACCATGATTTGATGTTCACACATGATGTGTCTGTTCCTGAGGAGTCTGAGGTAGGGAATTCTCAGTATGTGCAAGAAAGGGTTCAGAAGGCTCAACTCCTGGTTGAATTAGAGTCTCAGAATAACGAGCTCTTACTGAACAACGCAAGAGCCAGACTTGAGGAAACGTGGCCAAAAGAACCTGAAAAATTTGccaaatcaaaggagaaattctCTGAATTGAATGATCTTACACAAGAAGACTCTCTCCATTCTGGAATGGCAAATTTGAGCATTATTGAAGACATTGAGGCCTACGATCTCTCTGTTGTGAATGTAGATGTGTCTGGAAAACAATCGGATGTTCATGGGTCAGAACACAAAATGGATGATGAATCTATAACTACTTTTTCCAATGAAGGGTgctgtgaaatggaaatattaaataCCAATAAACCTGCTGATAGGCATCCAGTTTTACCAGATCACACTCAGgaaactgcaaaaggtgatcgtGAGCCAAATCTAGATCAACTAACAAATGCTCAGATTTTACTGGAATCTTCCATCTTGCCTATTAGTCCAGAAAAGTCTATGGAATTGGGTCCTTATCTCATTAGCTTAGTCGGTGATTTGTCAGCAGGCCCAAGTGAAATGGAGAATTCTAGACCAAATGAGGCCAACTTAGCTTCTTCATTGCAGGAGGCTGGTGATTTCAATCTTTTCTTGGAAGACTCTCTAGAGAGTGAACAGAATCTTTCCAAGCAGTCTTTGGAGCTCACTGAAAGAGAGCCTAGCGTGAAGGATTTAGCAACTAACCCTAGAGGGCAGAGTAGCCCTCCACAGCTTGAGTATCTCTCTGATCAAGAAAGTGAACTGGAAGATGAAATAGCCCCTGTGAAAACGAGACACACGATGAAGAGGATTGTttcagatgatgaagatgattCTGTGACAGAAGAATTGTTACCCCCTTTTCCAAATCCATTACTAACACAATTGAGCTCAACTCCCAAAAACAATAGATCCCAGTCTGAATTATTTTTATCTGTAATATGTAGTGGTGAAAATGATTCTGCAATCTCTAGAAGATCCCTGGCTTCAAGGAGATCCCTTATTAATGTGGTCTTAGACCACGTTGAAGATATGGAAGAAGATGCCAGTAATAAAAAGGGTACAGACAAGtattcagaagaagaagaaacagcagAGTATAGTCAAGAGTCTGAACATTCAGAAGAGGAACCTGTAGAAGAAATCTCACTGTCCCAAAGTGAGCCCTGCTCTTTGTCTGTGTCTCACTCACATTTAACCCAGAGTGCATCTGGGACCAGTCGAGATCCACAAGAAACGACTGCATACAATCCGAGTTCAGCTCCTGGAACAGATGAGTATGAGGCTCTTGTCAGGTGTGGAAAGGAACTGAAAGAGAGTGGGAAAATACAGGAAGCACTCAACTGTTTACTTAAAGCCCTTGATATAAAAAGTACGGACCCTGAAGTTATGCTCCTGACTTTAAGTTTATATAAGCAGCTTAATCAAACTTGA